In the Deltaproteobacteria bacterium genome, one interval contains:
- a CDS encoding C39 family peptidase has translation MRQATDYTCGAAALMSVLYYYQRYDGREIALGERLGSTEHDGTHAARIAAVAREFGLQANMEEHSTIEQIRASLARRDPVIVDLQAWTDDPAHVRWRDAWEDGHFVVVVGLDAERLYVMDPATAGGYAYVPLSELPDRWHDYEDIDGGRVELHELSIFFGGDRAMTTYPRAPARMY, from the coding sequence GTGCGCCAGGCCACCGACTACACCTGCGGTGCAGCCGCCCTGATGAGTGTCCTCTACTACTACCAGCGCTACGACGGCCGCGAGATTGCCCTCGGCGAGCGGCTGGGCAGCACCGAGCACGACGGAACGCATGCAGCGCGCATCGCGGCAGTGGCCCGCGAGTTCGGCTTGCAGGCGAACATGGAGGAGCACTCGACGATCGAGCAGATTCGAGCGTCGCTCGCGCGCCGGGATCCGGTGATCGTGGACCTGCAGGCGTGGACCGACGATCCCGCTCACGTGCGGTGGCGTGACGCGTGGGAAGACGGTCACTTCGTCGTGGTGGTGGGTCTGGACGCCGAGCGGCTGTACGTGATGGATCCGGCGACCGCGGGCGGCTATGCGTATGTTCCGCTGAGCGAGCTGCCGGACCGGTGGCACGACTACGAAGACATCGACGGGGGCAGGGTCGAGCTTCACGAGCTGTCGATCTTCTTCGGCGGCGACCGGGCGATGACGACCTATCCCAGAGCACCCGCGCGAATGTACTGA